Genomic segment of Candidatus Baltobacteraceae bacterium:
GCAGCAGCGCGAACGCGGTTGCAGCAAACGGCAGCGCAAACCGATTGCGCCGGGCGAGCAAACCGGCGGCACAGATCGCGGCGAGCGCGGCGGTGACCATCAGCCCTGCGTAATGCGTGTATTCGAGCGCGACGCACGCCAAAGCGAAACCGGCAGCCCACCACGGGCGGCCGCGCGGTGCGCTGCGAAGCGCGTGCACGAAACACAAGAGCGTCAAGCTTGCAAGCAGCAACGTTAGTCCGTACGCCCGAGCTTCGAGCGCGGCTTGCATCGTTAGCGGAGCAAACGCCACGATCGTCGCGGCGACCAGCGCCGCGACGCGCATCTCCAAAGCCATGCAAACCGCATACAGCACCACGATCGTCGCAACGATACACGCCAGCGACGGCAAGCGCAGCCACAGCTCCGAGGCGCCTGCGACGTTCGTCCAAGCGTGCAGGAAGAGAAAGTAGAGCGGCGGCGTCATCTCGGAGCGGGAAATGGCGTGCAGGACGCTGCCGAACGTCGGCCCCGAAACGTCGGCGTACGTGAGTCCTTCGTCGCGCCAGAGTCCTCTTGACAACAGCGGAACTCGCAGCGCCACGGAAGCGCATGCGAGGATTGCTACGTAGACGTAGTCCAATCGCCGGTTGCCCGTCACGGGAACCGTATTCTCGCTGTGCGAAGCAGAAGCCTCATGCCCTCGTACCTCGGCGCGCCTAGAGGCACGCAAGACTTCATTCCACCCGAATCCAGCCGCTGGATCGCGCTCGAAGCGCGCATTCACGCGCTCGCGGAGCGTTTCGGTTACGGCGAGATCCGGACGCCGACGTTCGAAGCCACCGAGCTTTTCGTGCGCGGCGTCGGCGACACGACCGACATCGTCGAAAAGGAAATGTACACGTTCGTCGATCGCGGCGAACGCAGCATGACCTTGCGTCCGGAATGGACGGCGCCCGTCGTTCGCGCCGCGCTCGAACACAATCTCTTCGGGCAAGGGCCGCTGCGGCTGTATTACGTCGGACCGATCTTTCGCTACGAGCGCCCTCAGAAAGGGCGCTACCGGCAATCGCACCAGTTCGGCGTCGAGTGTTTTGGATTTGCCGGTGCCGAAGCCGATCTCGAAGTGATCTCGCTCGCATGGGAGCTGATCCGCGGGTACGGCATCACCGATGCGACGCTCAACGTGAACTCCATCGGCGACGACGAGTGCCGGCCGCAGTATCGCGCGGCACTGCTCGAGCACTTCCGTCCGAATCTCGAAGGCTTGAGCGAAGACTCGCGGCGCCGGTTGGAACGCAATCCCTTGCGTCTGCTCGACAGCAAAGATCCCGGCGACGAAGTCTACGTGAAAACGGCACCGACGTTCGAATCGATGCTGTGCGGCGCGTGCCGCGAACATTTCGAGACGCTCAAGTCGTATCTCGATCTCGCGGGTATTCCGTTTACCATCAATCCGCGCATCGTTCGCGGTCTGGATTATTACAATCGAACCGTTTTCGAGATCACGTCGTCGGTTCTGGGTTCGCAGAGCACGGTCTGCGGCGGCGGCCGCTACGACGGTTTGGTCAAGTCGCTCGGCGGTCCCGACGTTCCCGGAGTCGGATTCGCGCTGGGCATGGAGCGGTTTCTGATGATGCTCGAAGCGCTCGGCAGTGCCGCCGAACGTCCGCGGCGCGGCATTCAAGCCGTGGCGCTCGGTGCGCAGGCCCGAGCGGCGCTCGTACCGATCGTGGCCGAGCTGCGGCGCGTTCTCGACGTGCCGACCTTTGCGGATTATCAAGATCGCAAACTGCTAGCGCACTTGAAGCTCGCCGACCGCAACCGGGCGCGCTACGCGCTCATCGCCGGCAGCGACGAACTCGCCTCCGGCGACCTGCTGCTGCGGGACCTGG
This window contains:
- the hisS gene encoding histidine--tRNA ligase, whose product is MPSYLGAPRGTQDFIPPESSRWIALEARIHALAERFGYGEIRTPTFEATELFVRGVGDTTDIVEKEMYTFVDRGERSMTLRPEWTAPVVRAALEHNLFGQGPLRLYYVGPIFRYERPQKGRYRQSHQFGVECFGFAGAEADLEVISLAWELIRGYGITDATLNVNSIGDDECRPQYRAALLEHFRPNLEGLSEDSRRRLERNPLRLLDSKDPGDEVYVKTAPTFESMLCGACREHFETLKSYLDLAGIPFTINPRIVRGLDYYNRTVFEITSSVLGSQSTVCGGGRYDGLVKSLGGPDVPGVGFALGMERFLMMLEALGSAAERPRRGIQAVALGAQARAALVPIVAELRRVLDVPTFADYQDRKLLAHLKLADRNRARYALIAGSDELASGDLLLRDLENRTDSRLPLGSGKDVAAAIVEAMR